Proteins co-encoded in one Planctomycetota bacterium genomic window:
- a CDS encoding ABC transporter ATP-binding protein, with protein sequence MTQTAEQATAATDTTPTPPESPVESLVEIRGVSKTFRDFWYRPKVKAVADLTLSVHRGEVLGLLGPNGSGKSTTIKMILGLLYPTKGKIAVLGKPPTDVSLKKRVGYLPEESNLYRFLDAGETLDFYGSLFKIDGEERKNRIESLLDMVGLQASRYRQVGEMSKGMRRRVALAQALINDPDLLILDEPTSGMDPIATREVKDLILTLKKRGKTIILCTHLLGDVEDVCDRLAIMYGGKLRAEGPADELLNVENRQTVETESLPAEAIDEIKAVLAKYEKSAEVKPSKQRLESLFLDVIREAEGKGEQTTGAAVGGEVAEFLAEGATDDAVLEQLATKPVEPRKVEPATAPEPVKPDEDVLSQVAAKTPEPTPETPAKPIAPPA encoded by the coding sequence ATGACGCAGACCGCCGAGCAAGCCACGGCCGCAACGGACACCACGCCGACTCCGCCAGAGTCGCCGGTCGAATCCCTCGTGGAGATTCGTGGCGTGAGTAAAACGTTCCGGGACTTTTGGTACCGGCCCAAGGTGAAAGCCGTCGCCGATCTCACGCTCAGCGTTCACCGCGGCGAAGTGCTCGGTCTGCTCGGTCCCAACGGATCGGGAAAGTCGACGACGATCAAGATGATCCTCGGTCTGCTCTACCCGACCAAGGGCAAGATTGCCGTCCTCGGCAAACCGCCCACCGACGTCTCGCTCAAGAAGCGCGTCGGCTACCTGCCCGAGGAGTCCAACCTCTACCGCTTCCTCGACGCCGGCGAGACGCTCGACTTCTACGGCTCGCTCTTCAAGATCGACGGCGAGGAACGCAAGAACCGCATCGAGTCACTCCTCGACATGGTCGGCCTGCAAGCATCGCGCTACCGACAGGTCGGCGAGATGTCCAAGGGCATGCGCCGCCGCGTCGCGCTGGCCCAAGCGCTGATCAACGACCCGGATCTGCTCATCCTCGACGAGCCGACCAGCGGCATGGACCCCATCGCCACCCGCGAGGTCAAGGACCTGATCCTCACCCTGAAGAAGCGCGGCAAGACCATCATCCTCTGCACCCACCTGCTCGGGGATGTCGAGGACGTGTGCGATCGGCTCGCGATCATGTACGGCGGCAAGCTCCGCGCCGAGGGGCCCGCAGATGAGCTGCTCAACGTCGAGAACCGCCAAACTGTCGAGACCGAATCACTGCCCGCCGAAGCAATCGACGAGATCAAGGCGGTTCTGGCCAAATATGAGAAGTCGGCCGAAGTGAAGCCGAGCAAGCAACGACTCGAGTCGTTGTTCCTCGACGTCATCCGCGAAGCCGAGGGCAAGGGCGAACAAACCACCGGTGCCGCGGTCGGCGGCGAGGTGGCCGAGTTCCTCGCCGAGGGTGCGACCGACGACGCCGTGCTCGAGCAACTCGCGACCAAGCCGGTCGAGCCCCGCAAGGTCGAACCGGCCACCGCGCCCGAGCCGGTCAAGCCCGATGAAGACGTGCTCAGCCAAGTCGCTGCCAAAACACCCGAGCCGACGCCCGAAACACCGGCCAAGCCCATTGCCCCGCCGGCG
- a CDS encoding SPFH domain-containing protein, with the protein MTQPTDPNQPATLTPRPMGTSEEIAAAAKQAEQLGDDAGKSLADALRISFGVLRWLIVLLVIAFLFSGFFTVRSDEVAVRTRFGKITQDGEGRGYLTADGGPYFQFPAPVDEIIRIPTTTQTIEVRNAFWYEEQVSGTDVRPNPATNRQLRIGIDGSLITGDGNLVHGRFTVNYRVRPEDAVAFVKAVGETETGEPIMVRAQQIVTIAAERAISAAVAEVTAIEFLQSSPNTALIRAKLSEILNEQMNTGITVESVIADNRVAPPGVQESFDAVQTAVAQRQSEILKAQQDREARLSEAAGKGYDVLLAVMDIYGDAGRDDETELRAAATEALNALLDGIPANQATAPLLPMLDDEDRAVLEAVATNVTVGGEASEVINAAEQYRLGRVEQVRAKLERFEGLLATYESQPDFTRRRLLQQMRQSIFAKNPELMYFDGKMLRMDIPRDTGIDKRRAEEEAEASRLAAEAARRNDPSARVDPNLPPGAPGR; encoded by the coding sequence ATGACCCAACCCACCGACCCCAACCAGCCGGCCACACTCACCCCGCGCCCGATGGGCACCAGCGAGGAAATCGCTGCCGCCGCCAAGCAGGCCGAGCAGCTCGGCGACGACGCCGGCAAGAGCTTGGCCGATGCACTGCGGATCAGCTTCGGCGTGCTGCGCTGGCTGATCGTGTTACTCGTGATCGCGTTCCTGTTCAGCGGCTTCTTCACCGTCCGCTCCGACGAGGTCGCCGTCCGCACCCGTTTCGGCAAGATCACCCAGGACGGCGAAGGCCGCGGATACCTCACCGCCGACGGCGGGCCGTACTTCCAGTTCCCCGCGCCCGTCGACGAGATCATCCGCATTCCCACCACGACGCAGACCATCGAGGTCCGCAACGCGTTCTGGTACGAGGAGCAAGTCTCGGGTACCGATGTGCGGCCGAACCCGGCGACCAACCGACAGCTCCGCATCGGTATCGATGGCTCGCTCATCACCGGCGACGGGAACCTGGTGCACGGTCGATTCACCGTCAACTACCGCGTCCGCCCCGAGGACGCGGTCGCCTTCGTGAAAGCCGTCGGCGAGACCGAAACCGGCGAGCCGATCATGGTCCGCGCCCAGCAGATCGTGACGATCGCCGCCGAGCGTGCGATCAGCGCGGCGGTCGCCGAAGTCACGGCGATCGAGTTTCTTCAATCCTCCCCCAACACCGCGCTCATCCGGGCCAAGCTCTCGGAGATACTCAACGAACAGATGAACACCGGCATTACGGTCGAGTCGGTGATCGCCGACAACCGTGTCGCCCCGCCGGGCGTGCAGGAGTCGTTCGACGCGGTGCAGACCGCGGTGGCCCAGCGACAGTCCGAAATCCTCAAGGCTCAGCAAGACCGTGAAGCGCGCCTCTCCGAGGCGGCCGGCAAAGGCTACGACGTGCTGCTCGCGGTGATGGACATTTACGGCGACGCCGGGCGAGACGATGAAACCGAGCTCCGTGCCGCCGCCACCGAAGCGCTCAATGCCCTATTGGATGGCATCCCGGCCAACCAGGCAACCGCGCCGTTGTTGCCGATGCTTGACGATGAAGACCGGGCCGTCCTCGAAGCGGTGGCGACCAACGTCACCGTCGGCGGCGAAGCCAGCGAGGTGATCAACGCCGCCGAGCAATACCGACTCGGCCGTGTCGAACAGGTCCGCGCCAAGCTGGAACGATTTGAAGGCCTACTCGCAACGTATGAATCCCAGCCAGATTTCACGCGACGACGCTTGCTCCAGCAAATGCGGCAATCCATCTTCGCGAAGAACCCCGAGCTGATGTACTTCGATGGGAAGATGCTCCGCATGGACATCCCGCGTGACACCGGCATCGACAAACGCCGCGCCGAGGAAGAAGCCGAGGCATCGCGCTTGGCCGCCGAAGCCGCTCGCCGAAACGACCCCTCCGCCCGCGTGGATCCCAACCTCCCACCCGGCGCGCCCGGACGCTGA
- a CDS encoding protease modulator HflC — protein MNRIRNLIIATAILLVLLATMVTFRVPYNEAVIVTTFGSAEGEAGVRNGGTDAGLHFKAPWPIQNIARRYDTRLQVLETRFDQLTTADRQAVGVGANVYWKISDPLAFYNTLSNIPSADRQIRARLRAALAIVGSYRFNQLVNDNPDLLRREEIEQEMLAQMNAELSDEGIELVSVGIGRVVLGTTVTEAVFERMREEREADAVAARSEGDAQAGNIRAKAQSQADLIRDLANTRAAEIKAEGDAAAGALFPRFAANEEFAIFLQQVDMLPEMITENSTLILGPNNFSLLKMLAEDFDATQPLSEQTGIEQANAEGEGE, from the coding sequence ATGAACCGCATCCGCAACCTGATCATCGCGACCGCCATCCTGCTCGTGCTGCTCGCCACGATGGTGACCTTCCGAGTGCCTTACAACGAGGCCGTCATCGTCACGACTTTCGGCAGCGCCGAGGGTGAGGCGGGCGTTCGCAACGGCGGAACCGACGCCGGGCTCCACTTCAAGGCGCCCTGGCCGATCCAGAACATCGCCCGACGCTACGACACACGCCTGCAAGTTCTCGAGACACGCTTCGACCAGCTCACCACGGCCGACCGCCAAGCCGTCGGCGTCGGGGCCAACGTGTACTGGAAGATCAGCGATCCGCTCGCGTTCTACAACACGCTGAGCAACATCCCTAGCGCCGACCGACAGATTCGCGCACGGCTCCGTGCCGCACTGGCGATCGTCGGAAGTTATCGGTTCAACCAGCTGGTCAATGACAATCCCGACCTGCTACGCCGCGAAGAGATCGAGCAGGAAATGCTCGCGCAGATGAACGCCGAGTTGAGCGACGAAGGCATTGAGCTCGTGTCGGTCGGCATCGGCCGGGTGGTACTCGGAACGACCGTGACCGAAGCGGTGTTCGAGCGGATGCGTGAAGAGCGTGAGGCCGACGCCGTCGCGGCCCGTAGTGAAGGCGACGCCCAGGCCGGCAACATTCGCGCCAAGGCCCAAAGCCAGGCCGACCTCATCCGCGACCTGGCCAACACCCGTGCCGCCGAGATCAAGGCCGAGGGTGACGCCGCCGCCGGAGCGTTGTTCCCCCGCTTCGCCGCGAACGAAGAGTTCGCCATCTTCCTCCAGCAGGTCGACATGCTCCCGGAGATGATCACGGAAAACTCGACGCTGATCCTGGGGCCGAACAACTTCAGCCTGCTCAAGATGCTCGCCGAGGACTTCGACGCGACCCAGCCGCTCAGCGAACAGACCGGCATCGAGCAGGCCAACGCCGAAGGTGAGGGCGAGTAA
- a CDS encoding SPFH domain-containing protein, with protein MTQFNPKTSNENTEPTAALPDAVVTDVAAQTRGLQAAGLGLLVQILCTLGVSISMGFRAPLDGLLYFTIAGVVLWIVIALTYAFRRQAAVENVEVEEALRLGQTEQSIFADAADARPAARRVRRVYSYLLPSVAGILGGALITFGSISLAFQINTNPTLEVSDAISPAGIAAILAVLAFLGFIVGRYAIGLSGTANHKLLRAGGVFLVGTCVLLFLGAIAYGILHLGTTGDRITLPVQILTFLLPSIAVLIGVEFLLNLLLDQYRPRRRGEEPRASFESRLLGLFGAPGGFVASLNEAINYQFGFEITQSWFWRLIAKNFVWLLLFGAGSLLLMSSVYIIEPQQQAIVTFAGRPTHDEPVEPGIGVKWPWPLGTVETYDVKRVRTVTLDSLQPVTIVAAREDNVREISRTPALFDNRSTDTDNLLLLSADDRRMETDGDNEAPAVALAGAEVLVNYEISDLMTYARNNPTGLTENDEPFDPLFRTIVEEVTYQEMMRVTVDELVGQGRQEVAARIETQIAQRVAEADLGLSVTWVGISGVHPAQQVADAFVQANIAEARAAATIESARGEAIQFFSEVAGSREKAEEIIAAIDALQDIDDPDELATQRATIEDLIENADGAAAQLLIAATAERLSKELNERGRVAEFDGQLAAYRAAPEYFKTTQWLEALGENLPEARQFLSTLDSAEIQPVIDYSSLGRGGINLDF; from the coding sequence ATGACCCAATTCAACCCCAAGACATCCAACGAAAACACCGAGCCGACCGCGGCGCTGCCCGACGCGGTTGTCACTGACGTGGCCGCACAAACGCGGGGCTTACAAGCCGCCGGGCTCGGCCTGTTGGTACAGATCCTTTGCACGCTTGGCGTGTCGATCTCGATGGGCTTCCGGGCTCCGTTGGACGGCCTGCTCTATTTCACGATCGCCGGCGTGGTGCTCTGGATCGTGATCGCGTTGACCTACGCGTTTCGCCGCCAGGCCGCTGTCGAGAACGTCGAAGTCGAGGAAGCGCTGCGGTTGGGCCAGACCGAGCAGAGCATCTTCGCCGACGCGGCCGACGCCCGCCCCGCCGCACGCCGTGTCCGCCGTGTGTACAGCTATCTCCTACCGAGCGTGGCCGGCATTCTCGGGGGTGCGTTGATCACCTTCGGGTCGATCTCGCTGGCGTTTCAGATCAACACCAACCCGACGCTGGAGGTTTCCGACGCGATCTCGCCGGCCGGCATCGCGGCCATCCTCGCGGTGCTCGCGTTTCTCGGGTTCATCGTCGGCCGTTACGCGATCGGTCTTTCAGGCACGGCCAACCACAAACTCCTGCGAGCCGGCGGCGTGTTTCTCGTCGGCACCTGCGTGCTGCTGTTCCTCGGTGCCATCGCTTACGGCATCCTCCACCTCGGCACCACCGGCGATCGGATCACCCTGCCGGTTCAGATCCTCACCTTCCTGCTGCCCAGCATCGCCGTCCTGATCGGCGTTGAGTTTCTGCTGAACCTGCTGCTCGACCAGTACCGCCCACGCCGACGCGGCGAAGAACCCCGCGCGTCCTTCGAAAGCCGCTTGCTGGGTCTCTTCGGCGCGCCCGGCGGGTTCGTCGCATCGCTCAACGAAGCGATCAACTACCAGTTCGGCTTTGAAATCACCCAGTCCTGGTTCTGGCGACTCATCGCCAAGAACTTCGTTTGGCTGCTGCTCTTCGGCGCCGGCTCGTTGCTGTTGATGAGCAGCGTCTACATCATCGAGCCACAGCAACAGGCGATCGTCACCTTCGCCGGTCGGCCCACGCATGACGAACCGGTCGAACCGGGCATCGGCGTCAAGTGGCCATGGCCCTTGGGCACGGTCGAGACCTATGACGTCAAGCGTGTCCGCACCGTGACGCTGGACAGTCTTCAGCCCGTAACCATAGTCGCGGCACGTGAAGACAACGTTCGCGAAATCAGCCGAACACCCGCGCTCTTCGACAACCGCTCGACCGACACAGACAACCTGCTGCTGCTCAGTGCCGACGATCGCCGCATGGAAACCGATGGCGACAACGAAGCCCCGGCCGTCGCGCTCGCCGGTGCGGAAGTGCTCGTGAACTACGAGATTTCCGATCTGATGACCTATGCCCGGAACAACCCGACGGGCCTGACCGAAAACGACGAACCGTTCGATCCGCTGTTCCGCACGATCGTCGAAGAAGTGACCTACCAGGAGATGATGCGGGTCACCGTCGACGAACTCGTCGGCCAGGGTCGGCAAGAAGTCGCCGCTCGCATCGAAACCCAAATCGCCCAACGAGTGGCCGAAGCAGATCTGGGTCTTTCCGTCACCTGGGTCGGCATCTCCGGCGTGCATCCGGCACAACAGGTCGCCGACGCGTTCGTCCAAGCCAACATTGCCGAAGCCCGCGCCGCCGCGACGATCGAATCGGCCCGCGGCGAAGCGATCCAGTTCTTCAGCGAAGTGGCCGGCAGCCGCGAGAAGGCCGAAGAGATCATCGCCGCCATCGACGCCTTACAAGACATCGACGACCCGGACGAGTTGGCCACGCAACGTGCCACCATTGAGGACCTGATCGAAAACGCCGACGGTGCCGCGGCCCAACTGCTGATCGCCGCCACGGCTGAACGCTTGAGCAAGGAGTTGAACGAACGCGGCCGGGTGGCCGAGTTCGACGGGCAACTCGCCGCTTATCGCGCTGCCCCGGAGTACTTCAAAACCACGCAGTGGCTCGAAGCTCTCGGAGAAAATCTCCCTGAAGCTCGACAGTTTCTTTCCACCCTCGACTCGGCCGAGATTCAACCGGTCATCGACTACTCGTCGCTGGGCCGCGGCGGTATCAACCTCGATTTCTAA
- a CDS encoding cation-translocating P-type ATPase: MTLAVDPSSNPTDPFLPTEPEAPGHNEPAPGENQLADTSGTTPSIGLIVTLLGGVLLIAAAVAWFAFPTLDDGSNFYADTLSFIAAILLGAPLVIRAFKDIWAGKTRMNELAALSVVAAFVSNAYFTAGAIAFFMILSELIESRTALGARKTIESLLRLTPTKAVRIAEDGSESFVEAKDLNAGDVVRVRPGDNLPGDGVVRTGISSVNQANITGESLPVDKNEGDEVFGGTTNLTGVLDVQITKAGKDTTLGRVQDLVLHAEQTKTPTQRLADLYASWHTPVILMLAVLLFFFTKDITRVIALLVIAAPSSILLATPTALVAALSAAARLGLLVKNVADLERARKITAVVFDKTGTLTDGKLSVTRLGPVEGVEPGALLSSAVSVEQNSNHPAAKAVMAIAAKARVQPLDVDGFEEVGGKGVFGNVEGEQVLVGRKTWLNENGINTDNAEEEPEGMSLLYVARGGRVLGWIALSDEARPDAPQAVDDLKSQAVRQVVMVSGDRWSVANRVAAETHCTDVQAEVLPAEKLQVVDGLKAKGHTVAVVGDGVNDAPALAAGDLSIAMGAAGSDVAINSASVALMNNRLDRIPFLLQLSRATGRVIMQGIGFSIVYIAIFGGLAAAGYLPPIAAALLHTLSSIFVVFNSARLIREGEDIDTVEPERAVRETITPQPVMA; this comes from the coding sequence ATGACGCTCGCAGTTGACCCGTCGTCGAACCCGACCGATCCGTTTCTGCCGACCGAGCCCGAGGCTCCAGGCCACAACGAACCGGCCCCAGGCGAGAATCAGTTGGCCGATACCTCCGGCACAACGCCGTCCATCGGCCTCATCGTCACCCTGCTCGGCGGTGTCTTGCTCATTGCCGCTGCGGTGGCCTGGTTCGCTTTCCCCACCCTCGACGACGGCAGCAACTTCTACGCCGACACGCTCTCGTTCATCGCGGCCATCCTCCTCGGTGCCCCGCTGGTGATCCGGGCGTTCAAGGACATCTGGGCCGGCAAGACGCGCATGAACGAACTGGCCGCCCTGTCGGTCGTTGCGGCGTTCGTTTCCAACGCGTATTTCACCGCCGGGGCGATCGCGTTCTTCATGATCCTCTCGGAGTTGATCGAGTCCCGCACTGCCCTCGGTGCCCGAAAAACGATCGAATCGCTGCTCCGCCTGACCCCGACCAAAGCCGTCCGCATCGCCGAGGACGGGTCCGAGTCATTCGTCGAGGCCAAGGACCTGAATGCCGGCGACGTCGTCCGTGTCCGCCCCGGTGACAACCTCCCCGGCGACGGCGTGGTCCGCACCGGCATCTCCAGCGTCAACCAGGCCAACATCACCGGCGAATCGCTCCCCGTTGACAAAAACGAAGGCGACGAAGTCTTCGGCGGCACGACCAACCTCACCGGCGTCCTCGACGTCCAGATCACCAAGGCCGGCAAGGACACCACCCTCGGACGGGTGCAGGATCTGGTGCTCCACGCCGAGCAAACCAAGACGCCGACGCAGCGGCTGGCCGACCTGTATGCGTCCTGGCACACGCCGGTGATCCTGATGCTTGCGGTGTTGTTGTTCTTCTTCACCAAGGACATCACCCGCGTGATCGCCTTGTTGGTCATCGCGGCCCCGTCGTCGATTTTGCTCGCAACCCCCACTGCTTTGGTCGCGGCCCTCTCTGCGGCGGCTCGGCTCGGGTTGCTCGTCAAGAACGTCGCCGACCTGGAACGTGCCCGCAAGATCACCGCCGTCGTCTTCGACAAGACCGGTACGCTCACCGACGGCAAGCTCTCGGTCACCCGCCTCGGACCGGTCGAAGGCGTCGAACCCGGCGCACTGCTGTCGTCGGCTGTGTCCGTCGAACAGAACTCCAACCACCCCGCCGCCAAGGCCGTCATGGCCATTGCCGCCAAGGCGCGCGTCCAACCCCTCGACGTCGATGGCTTCGAGGAAGTCGGCGGCAAAGGCGTCTTCGGCAATGTCGAAGGCGAGCAAGTCCTCGTCGGCCGCAAGACTTGGCTCAACGAGAACGGGATCAACACCGACAACGCCGAGGAAGAACCCGAGGGCATGTCGCTGCTCTACGTCGCCCGGGGTGGCCGGGTGCTCGGCTGGATCGCGCTCTCCGACGAAGCCCGTCCCGATGCGCCGCAAGCCGTCGATGATCTGAAGTCGCAAGCCGTCCGTCAGGTCGTCATGGTTTCGGGCGACCGTTGGTCGGTGGCGAATCGTGTTGCCGCCGAAACGCACTGCACCGACGTCCAGGCCGAAGTACTGCCAGCGGAAAAGCTGCAGGTCGTCGACGGGCTCAAGGCCAAGGGCCACACCGTCGCGGTCGTCGGTGATGGTGTGAACGACGCCCCGGCCTTGGCCGCCGGTGACCTGTCGATCGCGATGGGCGCGGCCGGCTCCGACGTCGCGATCAACTCCGCTTCGGTCGCGTTGATGAACAACCGCCTCGACCGCATCCCGTTCCTGCTGCAACTGTCCCGCGCGACCGGCCGGGTCATCATGCAGGGCATCGGCTTCTCGATCGTCTACATCGCGATCTTCGGCGGGCTCGCCGCAGCCGGCTATCTCCCGCCGATCGCCGCCGCTCTGCTCCACACGCTCAGCAGCATCTTCGTGGTGTTCAACTCCGCCCGTCTGATCCGCGAAGGCGAAGACATCGACACGGTCGAACCCGAGCGTGCCGTTCGGGAGACGATTACGCCGCAGCCGGTGATGGCGTAG
- the rfbC gene encoding dTDP-4-dehydrorhamnose 3,5-epimerase: MARLDHIEGVRVFDIPKYGDHRGFFSETYNARKFAEEFGITETFVQDNQSLSATPNTVRGLHFQKPPFAQAKLVRVLRGKILDVAVDIRTGSPTFGDHIAEVICAEQWNQIFIPVGFAHGFATLSPDTEVCYKVSAPYAPDHEAGVMWNDPAIGIDWQLSGDPVLSEKDTKYPALAELGDVGF, translated from the coding sequence ATGGCCCGACTCGATCACATCGAAGGTGTCCGCGTGTTCGACATCCCCAAGTACGGGGACCACCGCGGTTTCTTCAGCGAAACGTACAACGCCCGGAAGTTCGCCGAGGAGTTCGGCATTACCGAGACGTTCGTGCAGGACAATCAGAGCCTCTCGGCCACGCCCAACACCGTGCGGGGTCTGCACTTTCAGAAGCCGCCCTTCGCCCAGGCGAAACTTGTTCGGGTGCTCCGCGGCAAGATCCTCGACGTTGCCGTTGATATCCGCACCGGTAGCCCGACCTTCGGCGATCACATCGCCGAGGTGATCTGCGCCGAGCAGTGGAACCAGATCTTCATCCCTGTCGGCTTCGCCCACGGCTTCGCCACTCTCAGCCCTGACACCGAAGTCTGCTACAAGGTCAGCGCCCCCTACGCCCCTGACCACGAGGCCGGTGTCATGTGGAACGACCCCGCCATTGGCATCGACTGGCAACTGTCCGGCGACCCGGTCCTGAGCGAAAAGGACACGAAGTATCCGGCGCTGGCCGAACTCGGCGACGTGGGGTTCTGA
- a CDS encoding GAF domain-containing SpoIIE family protein phosphatase has translation MASSPPNVFSDATDPLVEPKPDTLTEPRFDRLARLAQLSLDMPIAYVALDGPKQNLLGHCGPNRAALDGIERSQTFCQYTIAADEPVVVADTLEDERFAQLPLVTQGPRIRFYAGYPVRNPDGKPIGTVCTADTKPRDSRAVRLDLMSEVAALAEREVMLTDLVDAQEQALRTRQLMAEQVSEARRYVTGLLPRPAKLDGIEVDWYFEPHDELGGDIFNYGVGKIDGRESWFGYVIDVMGHGVGSSLHAAALRHALDEQLRTHQPGQALSNLSRMFPMTSAGGRFFTAFCCTFDPLTRQLFYAGAGHPPAVLVETNGQPTGLRSQSAPGGLDPRGIPTSCIHVNPGARLWMYSDAALELRVGDADDPDPDARHNILGADALLELMITASAESEFPNVADQLHGMLRQLEARPTDDDLTLLTARFG, from the coding sequence ATGGCCAGTTCACCCCCCAATGTCTTTTCGGACGCCACCGATCCGCTGGTTGAGCCGAAGCCTGACACGTTGACCGAGCCGCGTTTCGACCGACTCGCCCGACTCGCGCAGCTCTCGCTGGACATGCCGATCGCGTATGTCGCTCTCGACGGACCCAAGCAGAACCTGCTCGGGCACTGCGGACCGAACCGCGCCGCACTCGATGGGATTGAGCGCAGCCAGACGTTCTGCCAATACACGATCGCCGCCGATGAACCGGTGGTAGTCGCGGACACGCTCGAGGACGAGCGGTTCGCCCAACTGCCGCTGGTCACGCAGGGGCCGCGCATTCGGTTCTACGCCGGCTATCCGGTGCGAAACCCCGACGGCAAACCGATCGGCACCGTCTGCACGGCCGATACCAAACCACGCGATTCCCGGGCGGTTCGGCTCGACCTGATGTCCGAAGTCGCCGCCCTCGCCGAGCGTGAAGTCATGCTCACCGACCTGGTCGATGCGCAGGAGCAGGCGCTACGCACCCGCCAACTCATGGCCGAACAGGTCAGCGAGGCCCGCCGATACGTCACCGGCTTGCTCCCGCGCCCGGCCAAACTCGACGGCATCGAGGTCGATTGGTACTTCGAGCCCCATGACGAACTCGGCGGCGACATCTTCAACTACGGCGTCGGCAAAATCGACGGCCGCGAAAGCTGGTTCGGGTACGTCATCGACGTCATGGGCCACGGCGTCGGCTCCTCGCTCCACGCCGCGGCGCTGCGTCATGCACTTGACGAGCAGCTCCGCACCCATCAGCCGGGCCAGGCCTTGTCCAACTTGAGTCGGATGTTCCCCATGACTTCCGCTGGTGGACGATTTTTCACCGCGTTCTGCTGCACGTTCGACCCGCTCACCCGACAACTGTTCTACGCCGGTGCCGGCCATCCCCCGGCGGTACTCGTCGAGACCAACGGCCAGCCCACGGGGCTTCGCTCTCAATCCGCGCCCGGCGGCCTTGACCCGCGTGGCATCCCGACCAGTTGCATCCACGTCAACCCGGGTGCCCGCCTTTGGATGTACAGCGATGCCGCTTTGGAGTTACGGGTTGGTGATGCCGACGATCCCGACCCCGACGCACGTCACAACATCCTCGGTGCCGACGCACTGCTGGAACTGATGATCACCGCCAGTGCGGAGTCGGAGTTCCCGAACGTGGCCGATCAACTCCACGGCATGCTCCGACAACTCGAAGCCCGCCCAACGGACGACGACCTCACGCTGCTGACCGCGCGGTTCGGGTAG
- a CDS encoding ATP-binding protein — protein sequence MNQPHQGSHQALVELSQHVLDHRRGRRNTGVFPAEPIPQERQAKRRSDIDQNLHDRVRPQMFVALMRLAELRTHVHPHREDREGYCSCPVCSGLRLVEENLREAGRGLDHCMHRDHAPTSLVDVTPEIVAVVARMNTPQRPVVLKMAGSCRPIDAAEARHLIDSANELICNSLRHGKAKSVQVHLIWPKASNGKLRLLVHDDGNGLSTDDVCFGLGLTGVARRADLHGGGFRFRSRPGRGMTCSLSLPLDDAAA from the coding sequence ATGAACCAACCGCATCAAGGATCTCACCAAGCGCTCGTGGAGCTAAGCCAGCACGTTCTTGATCATCGCCGTGGCCGCCGCAACACCGGGGTCTTCCCCGCCGAGCCGATCCCGCAGGAACGCCAGGCCAAGCGCCGTTCGGACATCGATCAGAATCTTCACGACCGGGTTCGCCCGCAGATGTTCGTCGCTCTGATGCGACTTGCCGAGTTACGCACCCATGTGCATCCCCACCGCGAGGATCGCGAGGGCTATTGCTCATGCCCTGTTTGCAGTGGCCTACGTCTCGTCGAGGAGAACCTCCGCGAAGCAGGTCGCGGTCTCGATCACTGCATGCATCGTGACCACGCACCGACGTCTTTGGTCGACGTCACACCGGAAATCGTCGCGGTGGTCGCCCGCATGAACACGCCACAGCGGCCCGTGGTCTTGAAGATGGCCGGCTCGTGCCGACCGATTGACGCCGCCGAAGCCCGACATCTGATCGACTCGGCAAACGAACTGATCTGCAACAGCCTCCGACACGGCAAGGCGAAAAGCGTTCAGGTCCACTTGATCTGGCCGAAAGCGAGCAACGGGAAACTGCGACTATTGGTCCACGACGACGGCAACGGGCTGTCGACGGACGATGTGTGCTTCGGACTGGGCCTGACCGGCGTGGCCCGGCGTGCGGATCTGCACGGCGGCGGTTTTCGGTTCCGCTCCCGTCCCGGCCGGGGCATGACGTGTTCGCTTTCGCTGCCATTGGACGACGCAGCCGCCTGA